A single genomic interval of Ruminococcus sp. NK3A76 harbors:
- a CDS encoding ABC transporter permease, whose protein sequence is MRYIFQNIRITARKSPAVFIMYVLSCMVSVVVVMFSHGVYQNYQTKATELEQGKNVGPSGNMIMAYTPICFGNITAEHIDDPGTDMNGQVYEPYKYYEADGTTTVGDFRKVLSMLDERTKTEFGGFFVWGDIDDTFREYPDYDFDCGEYYKYFLDDDWFYQQHEDEDLSKVKEKPPVFMPMLNIRIEYRKELGIFSFNEFAARNVGDAVSGEKISDEHELNGDNVMVLSDESWNSDIIGKTVRFLGKDYKVIGLVGSMGDTLYVPFSSIPDDVIIKEVNIMPNKPISTYAYRHMKQAFEEVYGDYVNFPEMYTVDTEEKTFYVSIMMISVVLSVLAAIILAILYRYIIFTRRKTMSVMRLCGCTRGKIRLMYLLEIIGSASLIFAVCAYAYHKLILGKLTYFLDRIDEVYSLNTYLYIYGVFIGVLFVVINIMISTQLDKQPVNMFRR, encoded by the coding sequence ATGCGCTATATATTTCAAAACATCAGAATAACAGCAAGGAAATCTCCTGCTGTGTTTATTATGTATGTGTTATCCTGCATGGTGTCTGTGGTGGTAGTTATGTTCTCACACGGCGTATATCAGAATTATCAGACAAAGGCAACAGAGCTTGAACAGGGTAAAAACGTAGGCCCGAGCGGAAATATGATAATGGCTTACACTCCGATTTGCTTCGGTAACATAACCGCTGAGCATATAGATGATCCCGGTACCGATATGAATGGTCAGGTGTATGAACCGTATAAATACTATGAGGCTGACGGAACAACAACTGTCGGAGATTTCAGAAAAGTGCTTTCTATGCTTGATGAAAGAACAAAAACGGAATTTGGCGGCTTTTTTGTGTGGGGCGATATTGACGATACCTTCAGGGAATACCCTGATTATGACTTTGACTGCGGAGAGTATTATAAATACTTTTTAGATGATGACTGGTTCTATCAGCAGCACGAGGACGAAGACCTTAGCAAGGTGAAAGAAAAGCCCCCTGTCTTTATGCCTATGTTAAACATAAGAATAGAATACAGAAAAGAGCTTGGTATATTTAGTTTTAATGAGTTTGCTGCCCGAAATGTTGGCGATGCAGTATCGGGTGAAAAAATAAGTGATGAACATGAGCTGAATGGTGATAATGTTATGGTGCTTTCCGACGAATCGTGGAACAGTGATATAATAGGCAAGACTGTGCGCTTTTTGGGCAAGGATTATAAGGTCATCGGTTTGGTCGGTTCAATGGGCGATACTTTGTATGTGCCCTTTTCCAGTATCCCCGATGATGTAATAATAAAAGAAGTAAATATTATGCCTAACAAGCCCATAAGCACCTACGCCTACCGCCATATGAAGCAGGCCTTTGAAGAGGTCTACGGCGACTATGTTAACTTCCCCGAGATGTACACGGTAGATACCGAGGAAAAAACCTTTTATGTATCTATTATGATGATATCGGTGGTGCTGTCGGTGCTGGCGGCGATAATACTCGCTATCCTTTACCGGTATATCATATTCACAAGGAGAAAGACTATGTCCGTAATGCGCCTTTGCGGCTGCACAAGGGGCAAGATAAGGCTTATGTATCTCCTGGAGATAATCGGCAGCGCATCGCTTATCTTTGCTGTGTGTGCTTATGCTTATCATAAGCTGATCCTCGGAAAACTCACCTACTTCTTAGACAGGATAGATGAGGTATATTCGCTGAACACTTATCTCTATATCTACGGAGTATTTATAGGCGTGCTGTTTGTGGTGATAAATATAATGATATCTACCCAGCTTGATAAGCAGCCTGTAAATATGTTCAGGAGGTGA
- a CDS encoding ATP-binding cassette domain-containing protein, whose protein sequence is MSIIEVNDVCLTLSKTEILKHINVSFEEGKIHGLIGRNGSGKTMLMKCICGFVKPTSGEIAVDGKRVGKDVDFPDDMGIIIETPGFIPYYSGYKNLKLLAGLKNKIGKEQVRESMKQVGLDPDLRRHVRKYSLGMRQRLGLAQAIMENPKILILDEPFNGLDKDGVGEMREYLLSYKEQGKTILICSHSAEDIDVLCETVHEMDKGCIEKI, encoded by the coding sequence ATGAGTATTATTGAAGTGAATGATGTGTGCCTGACACTAAGCAAAACCGAGATTTTAAAGCACATAAACGTCAGCTTTGAGGAGGGCAAAATACATGGGCTGATAGGCCGCAACGGCTCGGGAAAGACCATGCTTATGAAGTGTATCTGCGGCTTTGTAAAGCCAACAAGCGGCGAAATAGCAGTTGACGGGAAGCGTGTCGGCAAGGACGTTGACTTCCCTGATGATATGGGTATCATAATCGAAACGCCGGGATTTATCCCTTACTACTCGGGGTACAAGAATTTAAAGCTCCTTGCAGGGTTAAAAAACAAAATAGGGAAAGAGCAAGTCAGGGAAAGTATGAAACAAGTAGGTCTTGACCCCGACTTGCGCAGGCACGTCCGCAAGTATTCTTTAGGTATGCGCCAGCGTTTAGGTCTTGCACAGGCGATAATGGAAAACCCAAAGATACTGATACTTGATGAACCGTTCAACGGGCTTGACAAGGACGGTGTGGGGGAGATGCGTGAGTATCTGCTTTCCTACAAAGAGCAGGGCAAAACGATACTTATCTGCTCGCACTCGGCGGAGGATATTGATGTGCTGTGCGAGACGGTGCATGAGATGGATAAGGGGTGCATCGAGAAGATTTAG
- a CDS encoding ABC transporter permease has protein sequence MEMIYSLKQDLNKTLLNIGFLGAVLLTALLCFTAPTYHDLTTDRSYSVFESFFSFKREFIESDTQFASINVFQNGLGGYITMFLPIIVAFPFMVSFCAERNSGLMRFTISRTGCLRYYLSKFFAVMIGGGLAAMLGYAIYGAVVYGFFPNVNSYELDEFYYEMHPDSQTVEALKMLLSAFIYGAVTTLPAFLISSFSRNPYLITCVPFLMVYIWNTAINKLVLKAWETDNNEFAEKLFDFQPDSARHLAFITEWNDSAQRIVIFNGVLVVGVIVLFSVIMNLRKDRGV, from the coding sequence ATGGAAATGATATATTCTCTTAAACAAGACCTAAACAAAACCCTCCTGAACATCGGCTTTTTAGGTGCTGTGCTATTAACAGCATTGCTCTGCTTCACCGCCCCCACCTACCACGATTTGACGACCGACCGCAGCTATTCTGTCTTTGAGTCGTTCTTCTCGTTCAAGCGTGAGTTTATCGAGAGCGATACGCAGTTTGCGTCAATAAATGTGTTTCAAAACGGCCTCGGCGGTTACATAACAATGTTCCTGCCGATAATCGTTGCATTCCCGTTTATGGTTTCATTCTGCGCCGAGCGAAACAGTGGGCTTATGCGCTTTACCATATCACGCACCGGTTGCCTGCGCTATTATCTCTCGAAATTCTTCGCAGTGATGATAGGCGGCGGCCTTGCTGCCATGCTCGGATATGCTATCTACGGTGCGGTGGTCTATGGCTTTTTCCCGAATGTTAACAGCTATGAGCTTGATGAATTCTACTATGAAATGCACCCCGACAGCCAGACTGTTGAGGCGCTTAAAATGCTGTTGAGTGCGTTTATCTACGGCGCTGTTACAACGCTGCCTGCATTTCTTATCAGTTCTTTCTCACGCAACCCATACCTTATCACCTGCGTGCCGTTTTTAATGGTGTATATTTGGAATACAGCAATAAATAAGCTTGTCCTAAAAGCTTGGGAAACTGACAATAACGAGTTTGCGGAAAAGCTGTTTGATTTTCAGCCCGACAGCGCCCGTCATCTTGCCTTTATCACCGAGTGGAATGACAGCGCACAGCGCATAGTTATCTTTAACGGAGTGCTTGTTGTGGGAGTTATTGTGCTGTTTTCGGTGATAATGAATCTTCGTAAGGATAGGGGTGTGTGA
- a CDS encoding DUF4367 domain-containing protein translates to MLSACMALIDGKTERQEFEAFYRKNRRLGMGKAYAILGNEALAEDALSAGFLLGMSSGGKWGFDINKNEDGIYASFNVDSVKDAKKKVTDRYELGFVPQGYEQIEEYIQPFGQSISYIYAKDTGSDDDWQTVSFCCCTPYYYRNILLGDEGKRSIIVEDGIQYYISEPREGYTAVIWYQDGYVMVVSGTVDKNEALDLCRSVKIKEE, encoded by the coding sequence ATGCTTTCAGCTTGTATGGCGCTAATTGACGGCAAAACGGAGCGGCAGGAATTTGAAGCCTTTTACCGCAAAAACAGACGGCTCGGAATGGGCAAGGCTTATGCGATACTCGGTAATGAGGCACTTGCAGAGGACGCGCTTTCGGCAGGCTTTCTGCTCGGTATGTCATCGGGCGGCAAATGGGGCTTTGACATAAACAAGAATGAAGACGGCATTTATGCGAGCTTCAACGTTGATTCCGTCAAGGACGCCAAAAAGAAAGTCACCGACCGCTACGAGCTTGGCTTTGTGCCGCAGGGATACGAGCAGATCGAGGAATACATCCAGCCCTTCGGGCAAAGCATCTCATATATTTATGCAAAGGACACGGGCAGCGATGATGACTGGCAGACTGTCAGCTTTTGCTGCTGCACGCCCTATTATTACCGGAATATTCTTTTAGGCGACGAGGGCAAAAGAAGCATTATCGTTGAGGACGGCATTCAGTATTACATCAGCGAGCCAAGAGAGGGTTACACCGCCGTTATATGGTACCAGGACGGCTATGTAATGGTCGTTTCGGGCACAGTAGACAAAAACGAAGCGCTTGATTTGTGCAGATCGGTGAAAATTAAAGAGGAATGA
- a CDS encoding IS3 family transposase, translating to MIWELRHEFKIGLLIDVAGIPRSTYYYYSKQLNDPKPDKYAAIKEDIRRIYDESKGRYGYRRITKELRKTHRINHKTVQRLMRKMGIFCRVRMKRYNSFRGEVGRIAPNLLERDFKADKPNQKWVTDVTEFALFGVKLYLSPIIDLFNGEVVSYNLSYHPNLNQVTDMLNKAFAKIPENTGLILHSDQGWQYQHKQYQKMLKDKGIRQSMSRKGNCLDNACAENFFGLLKTELLYLQEFSSVEHFISELHSYIVWYNTKRIKLKLDGMSPVEYRLNAA from the coding sequence GTGATCTGGGAACTGAGGCATGAATTCAAGATAGGTCTGCTCATTGATGTTGCCGGTATCCCTCGCAGCACCTATTACTATTACAGCAAGCAACTCAATGATCCAAAACCGGATAAATATGCAGCGATCAAGGAGGATATACGCAGGATATATGATGAAAGCAAAGGACGCTATGGCTATCGCAGGATAACGAAAGAACTGAGAAAAACGCATAGGATAAACCACAAGACGGTACAGCGTTTAATGCGTAAAATGGGTATATTCTGCCGCGTTCGCATGAAGAGATACAACTCATTCAGGGGTGAAGTCGGCAGAATAGCACCAAATCTTTTGGAACGTGATTTCAAAGCGGATAAGCCAAATCAGAAGTGGGTCACAGATGTGACAGAGTTTGCTCTGTTTGGTGTCAAGCTGTATCTGTCGCCCATCATCGATCTTTTCAACGGAGAGGTTGTGTCCTACAACCTGAGTTACCACCCTAATTTGAATCAAGTGACCGATATGTTGAATAAAGCATTTGCAAAGATACCGGAAAACACCGGACTCATTTTGCATTCAGATCAGGGCTGGCAGTATCAGCACAAGCAGTACCAGAAAATGCTCAAAGATAAAGGCATAAGACAAAGTATGTCACGAAAGGGAAACTGTCTTGATAACGCCTGCGCAGAAAACTTCTTTGGATTGCTGAAAACAGAACTTCTCTACTTACAGGAATTCTCATCTGTTGAGCACTTCATTTCAGAACTACATTCATACATCGTTTGGTACAACACAAAGCGCATCAAGCTTAAGCTTGATGGAATGTCACCTGTTGAATACAGGCTCAACGCTGCATGA
- a CDS encoding helix-turn-helix domain-containing protein codes for MPKGIPNKRYTPEFKIKVVETMQNEKLSYMETARQFDIPQGDKTVAKWERIYLEEGKEGFYVERRGRKSTGRPPKLKKEVEEDLIAEVQRLRAENAYLKKLNALVSERVRQEKKHK; via the coding sequence ATGCCTAAAGGAATACCCAATAAGAGATACACACCCGAATTTAAGATCAAAGTGGTTGAAACAATGCAGAACGAGAAATTAAGTTATATGGAAACTGCAAGACAATTTGACATTCCACAAGGAGATAAGACAGTTGCGAAGTGGGAGCGCATCTATCTTGAAGAAGGCAAAGAAGGATTTTATGTTGAACGTCGTGGGCGCAAATCAACAGGTCGTCCTCCAAAACTGAAAAAAGAAGTCGAAGAAGACCTCATAGCCGAGGTTCAGCGTCTTCGTGCGGAGAATGCATACTTAAAAAAATTGAATGCCTTGGTTTCCGAAAGGGTACGGCAAGAGAAAAAGCACAAGTGA
- a CDS encoding leucine-rich repeat domain-containing protein — MLNDFDEFEKDQTDEEYDSDDLRKDIKELVVDALLSALQDQTPKLDISQKGNILQFDDAFTIKLPANSSFKKETDENYNQITLTLSDNEELEFIIKELKVRDKDTLDTIFNNALEGDSAYTVLYSSSDNEIGLFGQSVMSGLFKSGFSMVFGVRSGEYGVFIKAQYERGGLGLYELYRKDIEKALSLLDTVKFMNNNKTAHCRDNSKKLDEFFKMLSGTDEQTLAKKGVHCDKNTNVLVDDSWSITVPKGYKFSTDPDEIGNRKIVLGLDDGTLDLSMPFSSTINFSAIARMDNFSGAPLDSPEMIRIQLMCGMIMGNAPRHLIRQDSDIVVSYRSDEPLVEGSHKTFKFSGIILTRKNMYYFQFFDCKSRSEDASRKIIEQLLNSVMKESEYQSSPASNKYSEDTPKKKKTIVTINKDTVAQMNKKTSKRKIEPVADSSDHYDIKDGVLVGYSKDGTSAVIPEGVTTIGARAFSNRKNLLSVVIPNTVTKIEERAFAGCIHLTSIDIPDSVTELGQSALKDCNKITALYIPGSISVIHTGTIRGCSKLTELTFGEGVKSIEDDIAVDCGKLEHINIPASLESLSPIAFYRCNAIKKIIVSPDSKDYCSIDGSLYSKDKKELVLTPSELTEYKVREGTERINDNAFTNCSKTIRILEFPESLIDIPKCYSFTELRKVNIPSKIKQLKEGCFGNCGKLESVEMNKKLEEIGKEAFSGCYEIKELVLPETVNKIGEDAFLSCHKLPKINISANVTELPRGVMCNCKSLKSIEIPSGVKRIGNVAFACCENLESITIPITVSEIADNAFKECEFKKINIISDIPALEKELSPIDAEIRLHRNKLKDLLPSEKEKAECEKRIKELNDELKCSPFVRQCGIIETYQLGI, encoded by the coding sequence ATGTTAAATGATTTTGATGAATTTGAAAAAGATCAAACTGATGAAGAATATGATTCAGATGATTTAAGGAAAGATATAAAGGAGCTTGTTGTTGATGCATTACTTAGCGCACTGCAGGATCAAACTCCAAAGCTAGATATTAGCCAAAAGGGAAATATTTTGCAGTTTGATGATGCTTTTACTATCAAGCTTCCTGCAAATAGTAGCTTTAAAAAAGAAACGGATGAGAATTATAATCAGATAACTCTTACATTGTCTGACAATGAAGAATTAGAATTTATAATTAAAGAATTAAAAGTAAGGGATAAAGATACACTTGACACCATTTTTAATAATGCATTAGAAGGCGACAGTGCATATACAGTTTTATATTCTTCGTCAGATAATGAGATAGGGCTATTTGGACAATCAGTTATGAGTGGACTTTTTAAATCCGGTTTTAGTATGGTGTTTGGCGTTCGTTCGGGTGAATATGGAGTGTTTATTAAGGCACAGTATGAAAGAGGCGGATTAGGCCTATATGAATTATACCGGAAAGATATAGAAAAAGCTCTTTCATTACTTGATACAGTCAAGTTTATGAATAATAATAAAACGGCTCATTGTAGAGATAACAGCAAAAAGCTTGATGAATTCTTTAAAATGCTTTCGGGTACGGATGAGCAAACACTTGCTAAAAAAGGAGTTCATTGTGATAAGAATACCAATGTGCTCGTTGACGACAGCTGGTCAATAACAGTTCCTAAGGGCTATAAGTTTAGCACAGATCCTGACGAGATAGGCAACAGAAAAATTGTATTGGGACTCGATGACGGCACTCTTGATCTTAGTATGCCTTTTAGCAGCACTATCAATTTTTCGGCAATTGCCAGAATGGATAATTTTAGCGGCGCACCGCTTGATTCGCCTGAAATGATAAGGATTCAGCTGATGTGCGGAATGATCATGGGAAATGCACCAAGGCATCTAATACGCCAGGACTCGGATATTGTTGTGTCTTATCGATCTGATGAGCCTTTAGTAGAGGGAAGTCATAAAACCTTTAAATTCAGCGGGATTATTCTTACAAGAAAGAATATGTATTATTTCCAGTTTTTTGACTGTAAGTCCCGAAGTGAAGATGCTTCCAGAAAGATAATCGAGCAGCTTCTTAATTCGGTTATGAAAGAAAGTGAATACCAGAGCAGTCCTGCAAGCAACAAGTATTCCGAAGACACTCCGAAAAAGAAAAAGACGATTGTTACGATAAATAAAGATACAGTAGCACAGATGAATAAGAAAACCTCAAAACGCAAGATTGAACCTGTTGCAGATTCGTCCGACCATTATGATATTAAAGATGGCGTACTTGTAGGGTATTCTAAAGACGGAACATCCGCAGTGATTCCAGAAGGCGTTACAACTATCGGTGCAAGAGCGTTTTCCAACAGAAAGAATCTTCTTTCTGTCGTTATACCGAATACTGTTACAAAAATAGAAGAAAGGGCTTTTGCCGGATGTATCCATCTGACAAGTATTGATATACCGGATTCGGTTACAGAGTTAGGACAAAGTGCATTAAAGGATTGTAATAAGATTACTGCACTTTATATTCCCGGAAGTATAAGTGTTATCCATACTGGAACGATCAGAGGCTGTTCCAAGCTTACAGAGCTGACATTTGGTGAGGGTGTAAAGAGTATTGAGGATGATATCGCTGTTGATTGCGGTAAGCTTGAGCATATAAACATTCCTGCATCGCTGGAGTCTCTTTCACCAATAGCATTTTACAGATGTAACGCTATCAAGAAAATTATAGTATCACCAGACAGCAAGGATTATTGCAGTATTGATGGTTCGCTTTATAGTAAGGATAAAAAAGAACTTGTCTTGACTCCGTCAGAATTAACCGAGTATAAGGTCCGTGAAGGTACAGAGCGTATTAATGACAATGCTTTTACAAATTGTTCTAAAACTATCAGGATATTGGAATTTCCTGAGTCGCTGATAGACATTCCGAAATGCTATTCTTTCACTGAGCTTCGCAAAGTAAATATCCCGTCAAAAATAAAGCAATTAAAGGAAGGCTGTTTCGGCAATTGTGGAAAGCTTGAATCAGTTGAAATGAATAAAAAACTTGAAGAAATCGGCAAGGAGGCTTTTAGTGGTTGTTATGAGATAAAAGAACTTGTATTACCCGAAACAGTCAACAAAATAGGAGAAGATGCATTTTTGTCTTGTCATAAACTCCCCAAAATCAATATTTCTGCAAATGTAACAGAACTACCTAGAGGTGTGATGTGCAATTGCAAAAGCTTAAAGAGCATTGAGATACCCTCGGGTGTTAAAAGAATAGGTAATGTTGCCTTTGCTTGCTGTGAAAATCTGGAATCGATCACTATTCCTATTACAGTGTCTGAAATAGCAGATAATGCATTCAAAGAATGTGAATTCAAAAAGATCAATATCATCAGCGATATACCCGCCCTTGAGAAGGAATTATCTCCGATAGATGCTGAGATAAGATTACACCGTAACAAGCTGAAAGATCTGCTGCCGTCCGAAAAAGAAAAGGCTGAATGTGAAAAAAGAATAAAAGAGCTTAATGATGAATTGAAATGCTCCCCTTTTGTTAGACAATGTGGTATAATAGAAACATACCAATTAGGAATCTAA
- a CDS encoding sigma-70 family RNA polymerase sigma factor, whose amino-acid sequence MRIFNYHCFDNWSVVKGLPTPIQLFKRGHSDEEYRELISFFYSEKWKKVERDHINSDRRYYEKRKDWYLSVDDPQFVCKSKAVNSSAAIRRLENRIIERFEDRFEDGLLAECVKALSPGQYQIIRLFSKGLDNGEIAKKLGTTANNVCKQKNRALAKLKKLYLNKAEQSSDYLCIIPFNIPKAVSVYI is encoded by the coding sequence ATGAGGATATTTAATTACCACTGCTTTGACAACTGGAGTGTCGTAAAGGGGCTGCCTACACCGATACAGCTGTTCAAAAGAGGGCATTCCGACGAGGAATACAGAGAGCTTATCTCATTCTTTTACAGCGAGAAATGGAAAAAGGTCGAGCGGGATCATATCAATTCGGACAGAAGATATTATGAGAAAAGGAAAGACTGGTATTTATCGGTTGATGATCCACAGTTTGTCTGCAAAAGCAAAGCTGTCAACTCGTCTGCAGCAATCAGAAGGTTAGAAAACCGCATCATTGAGCGCTTTGAAGACCGCTTCGAGGACGGTTTGCTTGCCGAATGTGTGAAAGCTCTTTCACCCGGACAGTATCAGATAATCAGGCTGTTTAGCAAAGGCTTAGACAACGGAGAGATAGCCAAAAAGCTCGGAACAACTGCAAACAATGTATGCAAGCAGAAAAACCGGGCGCTCGCAAAGCTCAAAAAGCTTTATCTTAATAAAGCCGAGCAATCAAGTGATTATCTTTGCATTATTCCTTTTAACATTCCAAAAGCAGTATCGGTATATATTTAG
- a CDS encoding AAA family ATPase — protein sequence MRQLITKTSEEIMSTLYKPTVFAVEGLLAQGLFILAGSPKVGKSWLALELCLAVAKGDKLLDRKTMQGSALYFCLEDSYKRIQSRLYELTDEPSDKLFFSIKADTIGCGLEEQIAKFESECDDLRLVVIDTLQMIRNEVDSGYGSDYAELIPLKALAEQLGITIVLIHHLRKAADNDPFNMISGSTGLNGCVDGLLVLLKNKRSGGQAVLHATGRDIEDQEIAIKKQGVLWVLADESEDKPIELFPFAIHDLMTELCSFKGSATELCELLKDKFGGEYFANRLTRGLFRFAYELQNYGVTFTPKRSNGQRLLLLQYDKNSDSSDGKKLMPEQHISSVPAVSAENDNTLQSPENTLNSENGSSKIGSEVTVPYADSTVPAEQFTDPVLSENFIDAVAHMLSNKLLAQGIKVRPFEERK from the coding sequence ATGAGACAATTAATAACCAAAACCAGCGAGGAAATAATGTCCACGCTGTACAAGCCGACAGTCTTTGCAGTCGAGGGTCTGCTTGCACAGGGACTGTTCATTCTCGCAGGCTCGCCGAAGGTGGGTAAGTCGTGGCTCGCCCTTGAACTTTGCCTTGCGGTAGCCAAGGGAGATAAACTGCTTGATAGAAAAACGATGCAGGGTTCTGCGCTGTATTTTTGTCTGGAGGACAGCTACAAGCGAATACAATCCCGCCTGTATGAGCTTACAGACGAGCCTTCGGACAAGCTGTTCTTTTCAATTAAGGCTGATACTATCGGCTGCGGTCTTGAAGAACAGATAGCAAAGTTCGAATCGGAGTGTGATGACCTAAGACTCGTTGTTATCGACACCTTGCAGATGATAAGAAACGAGGTTGATTCCGGCTACGGCAGTGATTATGCAGAGCTAATCCCGCTTAAAGCTCTTGCAGAGCAGCTCGGGATAACTATTGTTTTAATACATCATTTACGCAAGGCGGCCGACAATGACCCGTTCAATATGATCTCGGGCAGCACAGGTCTTAACGGCTGTGTGGACGGCTTGCTTGTTCTTTTGAAGAACAAGCGCAGCGGCGGTCAGGCGGTACTTCATGCAACAGGGCGTGACATCGAAGATCAGGAAATTGCGATCAAAAAGCAGGGTGTTCTATGGGTGCTTGCTGATGAAAGCGAAGACAAGCCAATTGAGCTTTTTCCTTTTGCAATACACGACTTGATGACAGAGTTGTGTTCGTTCAAAGGCTCGGCAACAGAGCTGTGCGAACTACTGAAGGACAAATTCGGCGGCGAGTATTTTGCAAACCGTCTGACAAGAGGTCTGTTCCGCTTCGCTTATGAATTGCAAAACTATGGTGTGACTTTTACCCCGAAACGCAGCAACGGCCAGCGGCTTTTACTGCTGCAATACGATAAAAACAGTGACAGTAGTGACGGTAAAAAGCTGATGCCCGAGCAGCATATTTCTTCTGTCCCTGCTGTCTCTGCCGAGAATGATAATACTTTGCAAAGCCCTGAAAATACGTTAAATAGTGAAAATGGCAGTTCAAAGATAGGATCAGAAGTTACTGTCCCTTATGCTGATTCTACTGTTCCTGCTGAACAGTTTACTGACCCTGTTTTATCAGAAAACTTTATTGACGCTGTGGCGCATATGCTTTCAAACAAGCTGCTTGCGCAGGGAATAAAGGTCAGGCCGTTTGAGGAGCGCAAATGA
- the mobC gene encoding plasmid mobilization relaxosome protein MobC: protein MRKRNKTISIRCTEDEYNRVHSRAEKYGLKLNEFILKTALGRKIIVAEGLADVVRQQKAIGNNLNQLTRLAHEGKIKTVDLKALLDEYMNATTLLAKALQEVK from the coding sequence ATGAGAAAGAGAAATAAAACGATATCTATCAGATGCACAGAAGATGAGTACAATCGTGTGCATAGTCGGGCTGAGAAATATGGACTAAAGCTCAATGAATTCATTCTTAAAACAGCGCTTGGCAGGAAGATAATTGTAGCAGAAGGGCTTGCTGATGTTGTCAGGCAGCAAAAAGCAATTGGCAACAACCTCAACCAGCTTACCCGACTCGCCCATGAGGGTAAGATAAAAACTGTTGACTTAAAGGCATTGCTTGATGAATATATGAATGCAACTACTCTGCTCGCCAAAGCGCTTCAGGAGGTGAAGTGA